The proteins below are encoded in one region of Tamandua tetradactyla isolate mTamTet1 chromosome 9, mTamTet1.pri, whole genome shotgun sequence:
- the KAT5 gene encoding histone acetyltransferase KAT5 isoform X1 — MPPCSPCALPAERETLNVVGLLEPRHGGGGLPPRTRPKTWDTRFSRRPIDPAPGFWLGGVVSGVSLLKRLQEAAACSVLSPGSDAAQRSRKGSGGREDGGGALAEILSVKDISGRKLFYVHYIDFNKRLDEWVTHERLDLKKIQFPKKEAKTPTKNGLPGSRPGSPEREVRKTLDLSLQPASAQASGKTLPIPVQITLRFNLPKEREAIPGGEPDQPLSSSSCLQPNHRSTKRKVEVVSPATPVPSETAPASVFPQNGSARRAVAAQPGRKRKSNCLGTDEDSQDSSDGIPSAPRMTGSLVSDRSHDDIVTRMKNIECIELGRHRLKPWYFSPYPQELTTLPVLYLCEFCLKYGRSLKCLQRHLTKCDLRHPPGNEIYRKGTISFFEIDGRKNKSYSQNLCLLAKCFLDHKTLYYDTDPFLFYVMTEYDCKGFHIVGYFSKEKESTEDYNVACILTLPPYQRRGYGKLLIEFSYELSKVEGKTGTPEKPLSDLGLLSYRSYWSQTILEILMGLKSESGERPQITINEISEITSIKKEDVISTLQYLNLINYYKGQYILTLSEDIVDGHERAMLKRLLRIDSKCLHFTPKDWSKRGKW; from the exons atgccgccatgttcgccatgtgcccttccagctgagagagaaacgttgaacgtcgtcggccttcttgaaccaag GCACGGAGGGGGAGGGCTTCCACCTAGGACCCGGCCCAAGACTTGGGACACCCGGTTTTCCCGCCGGCCCATCGACCCGGCCCCCGGCTTCTGGCTGGGCGGCGTAGTCTCCGGCGTCTCACTTCTCAAACGGCTTCAGGAGGCCGCGGCCTGCAGCGTGCTCAGTCCCGGAAGTGACGCCGCCCAGCGGAGCCGGAAGGGCAGTGGAGGGAGGGAAGATGGCGGAGGTG CTCTGGCCGAAATCCTGAGCGTGAAGGACATCAGTGGCCGGAAGCTTTTCTACGTCCATTACATTGACT TCAACAAACGCCTGGATGAATGGGTGACCCACGAGCGGCTGGACCTAAAGAAGATTCAGTTCCCCAAGAAAGAGGCCAAGACTCCCACCAAGAACGGGCTTCCTGGGTCCCGCCCTGGCTCTCCAGAGAGAGAGGTG AGGAAGACCCTGGACCTATCTCTACAGCCGGCCTCCGCCCAGGCCAGCGGGAAGACTTTGCCAATCCCGGTCCAGATCACACTCCGCTTCAACCTGCCCAAGGAGCGGGAGGCCATCCCCGGTGGCGAGCCCGACCAGCCGCTCTCCTCCAGCTCCTGCCTGCAGCCCAACCACCGCTCCACG AAACGGAAGGTGGAGGTGGTTTCACCAGCAACTCCGGTGCCCAGCGAGACAGCCCCGGCCTCCGTTTTTCCTCAA AATGGATCAGCCCGTAGGGCAGTGGCAGCTCAGCCAGGACGGAAGCGGAAATCGAATTGCTTGGGCACTGATGAG GACTCCCAGGACAGCTCAGATGGAATACCGTCGGCACCACGCATGACTGGCAGCCTGGTGTCTGACCGGAGCCACGATGACATTGTCACCCGCATGAAGAACATTGAGTGCATCGAGCTGGGCCGGCACCGCCTCAAGCCGTGGTACTTCTCCCCGTACCCACAGGAGCTCACCACGCTGCCTGTGCTCTACCTCTGCGAGTTTTGCCTCAAGTACGGCCGCAGCCTCAAGTGTCTGCAGCGTCACTTG ACCAAGTGCGACCTGCGGCACCCGCCAGGCAATGAGATTTACCGCAAGGGCACCATCTCCTTCTTTGAGATTGATGGGCGCAAGAACAAG AGTTACTCCCAGAACTTATGTCTTTTGGCCAAGTGTTTCCTGGACCACAAGACCCTGTATTACGACACAGACCCCTTCCTCTTCTACGTCATGACAGAGTATGACTGCAAGGGCTTCCACATCGTGGGCTACTTCTCCAAG GAGAAGGAGTCAACAGAAGACTATAATGTGGCCTGCATCCTGACCCTGCCTCCCTACCAGCGCCGGGGCTACGGCAAGCTGCTGATTGAGTTCA GCTATGAACTTTCTAAAGTGGAAGGGAAAACGGGGACCCCTGAGAAGCCCCTCTCAGATCTTGGACTCTTGTCCTATCGAAGCTACTGGTCCCAGACCATCCTGGAGATCCTGATGGGCCTGAAGTCTGAGAGTGGGGAGAGGCCACAGATAACCATCAA CGAGATTAGTGAAATCACCAGCATCAAGAAGGAGGATGTTATCTCCACCTTGCAGTACCTCAACCTCATCAACTACTACAAG GGCCAGTACATCCTCACTCTGTCAGAGGACATCGTGGATGGGCACGAACGGGCTATGCTTAAGCGGCTCCTTCGGATTGATTCCAAGTGTCTGCACTTCACTCCTAAGGACTGGAGCAAGCGGGGAAAGTGGTGA
- the KAT5 gene encoding histone acetyltransferase KAT5 isoform X2, with protein sequence MPPCSPCALPAERETLNVVGLLEPRHGGGGLPPRTRPKTWDTRFSRRPIDPAPGFWLGGVVSGVSLLKRLQEAAACSVLSPGSDAAQRSRKGSGGREDGGGALAEILSVKDISGRKLFYVHYIDFNKRLDEWVTHERLDLKKIQFPKKEAKTPTKNGLPGSRPGSPEREVPASAQASGKTLPIPVQITLRFNLPKEREAIPGGEPDQPLSSSSCLQPNHRSTKRKVEVVSPATPVPSETAPASVFPQNGSARRAVAAQPGRKRKSNCLGTDEDSQDSSDGIPSAPRMTGSLVSDRSHDDIVTRMKNIECIELGRHRLKPWYFSPYPQELTTLPVLYLCEFCLKYGRSLKCLQRHLTKCDLRHPPGNEIYRKGTISFFEIDGRKNKSYSQNLCLLAKCFLDHKTLYYDTDPFLFYVMTEYDCKGFHIVGYFSKEKESTEDYNVACILTLPPYQRRGYGKLLIEFSYELSKVEGKTGTPEKPLSDLGLLSYRSYWSQTILEILMGLKSESGERPQITINEISEITSIKKEDVISTLQYLNLINYYKGQYILTLSEDIVDGHERAMLKRLLRIDSKCLHFTPKDWSKRGKW encoded by the exons atgccgccatgttcgccatgtgcccttccagctgagagagaaacgttgaacgtcgtcggccttcttgaaccaag GCACGGAGGGGGAGGGCTTCCACCTAGGACCCGGCCCAAGACTTGGGACACCCGGTTTTCCCGCCGGCCCATCGACCCGGCCCCCGGCTTCTGGCTGGGCGGCGTAGTCTCCGGCGTCTCACTTCTCAAACGGCTTCAGGAGGCCGCGGCCTGCAGCGTGCTCAGTCCCGGAAGTGACGCCGCCCAGCGGAGCCGGAAGGGCAGTGGAGGGAGGGAAGATGGCGGAGGTG CTCTGGCCGAAATCCTGAGCGTGAAGGACATCAGTGGCCGGAAGCTTTTCTACGTCCATTACATTGACT TCAACAAACGCCTGGATGAATGGGTGACCCACGAGCGGCTGGACCTAAAGAAGATTCAGTTCCCCAAGAAAGAGGCCAAGACTCCCACCAAGAACGGGCTTCCTGGGTCCCGCCCTGGCTCTCCAGAGAGAGAGGTG CCGGCCTCCGCCCAGGCCAGCGGGAAGACTTTGCCAATCCCGGTCCAGATCACACTCCGCTTCAACCTGCCCAAGGAGCGGGAGGCCATCCCCGGTGGCGAGCCCGACCAGCCGCTCTCCTCCAGCTCCTGCCTGCAGCCCAACCACCGCTCCACG AAACGGAAGGTGGAGGTGGTTTCACCAGCAACTCCGGTGCCCAGCGAGACAGCCCCGGCCTCCGTTTTTCCTCAA AATGGATCAGCCCGTAGGGCAGTGGCAGCTCAGCCAGGACGGAAGCGGAAATCGAATTGCTTGGGCACTGATGAG GACTCCCAGGACAGCTCAGATGGAATACCGTCGGCACCACGCATGACTGGCAGCCTGGTGTCTGACCGGAGCCACGATGACATTGTCACCCGCATGAAGAACATTGAGTGCATCGAGCTGGGCCGGCACCGCCTCAAGCCGTGGTACTTCTCCCCGTACCCACAGGAGCTCACCACGCTGCCTGTGCTCTACCTCTGCGAGTTTTGCCTCAAGTACGGCCGCAGCCTCAAGTGTCTGCAGCGTCACTTG ACCAAGTGCGACCTGCGGCACCCGCCAGGCAATGAGATTTACCGCAAGGGCACCATCTCCTTCTTTGAGATTGATGGGCGCAAGAACAAG AGTTACTCCCAGAACTTATGTCTTTTGGCCAAGTGTTTCCTGGACCACAAGACCCTGTATTACGACACAGACCCCTTCCTCTTCTACGTCATGACAGAGTATGACTGCAAGGGCTTCCACATCGTGGGCTACTTCTCCAAG GAGAAGGAGTCAACAGAAGACTATAATGTGGCCTGCATCCTGACCCTGCCTCCCTACCAGCGCCGGGGCTACGGCAAGCTGCTGATTGAGTTCA GCTATGAACTTTCTAAAGTGGAAGGGAAAACGGGGACCCCTGAGAAGCCCCTCTCAGATCTTGGACTCTTGTCCTATCGAAGCTACTGGTCCCAGACCATCCTGGAGATCCTGATGGGCCTGAAGTCTGAGAGTGGGGAGAGGCCACAGATAACCATCAA CGAGATTAGTGAAATCACCAGCATCAAGAAGGAGGATGTTATCTCCACCTTGCAGTACCTCAACCTCATCAACTACTACAAG GGCCAGTACATCCTCACTCTGTCAGAGGACATCGTGGATGGGCACGAACGGGCTATGCTTAAGCGGCTCCTTCGGATTGATTCCAAGTGTCTGCACTTCACTCCTAAGGACTGGAGCAAGCGGGGAAAGTGGTGA
- the KAT5 gene encoding histone acetyltransferase KAT5 isoform X4, with the protein MPPCSPCALPAERETLNVVGLLEPRHGGGGLPPRTRPKTWDTRFSRRPIDPAPGFWLGGVVSGVSLLKRLQEAAACSVLSPGSDAAQRSRKGSGGREDGGGALAEILSVKDISGRKLFYVHYIDFNKRLDEWVTHERLDLKKIQFPKKEAKTPTKNGLPGSRPGSPEREVKRKVEVVSPATPVPSETAPASVFPQNGSARRAVAAQPGRKRKSNCLGTDEDSQDSSDGIPSAPRMTGSLVSDRSHDDIVTRMKNIECIELGRHRLKPWYFSPYPQELTTLPVLYLCEFCLKYGRSLKCLQRHLTKCDLRHPPGNEIYRKGTISFFEIDGRKNKSYSQNLCLLAKCFLDHKTLYYDTDPFLFYVMTEYDCKGFHIVGYFSKEKESTEDYNVACILTLPPYQRRGYGKLLIEFSYELSKVEGKTGTPEKPLSDLGLLSYRSYWSQTILEILMGLKSESGERPQITINEISEITSIKKEDVISTLQYLNLINYYKGQYILTLSEDIVDGHERAMLKRLLRIDSKCLHFTPKDWSKRGKW; encoded by the exons atgccgccatgttcgccatgtgcccttccagctgagagagaaacgttgaacgtcgtcggccttcttgaaccaag GCACGGAGGGGGAGGGCTTCCACCTAGGACCCGGCCCAAGACTTGGGACACCCGGTTTTCCCGCCGGCCCATCGACCCGGCCCCCGGCTTCTGGCTGGGCGGCGTAGTCTCCGGCGTCTCACTTCTCAAACGGCTTCAGGAGGCCGCGGCCTGCAGCGTGCTCAGTCCCGGAAGTGACGCCGCCCAGCGGAGCCGGAAGGGCAGTGGAGGGAGGGAAGATGGCGGAGGTG CTCTGGCCGAAATCCTGAGCGTGAAGGACATCAGTGGCCGGAAGCTTTTCTACGTCCATTACATTGACT TCAACAAACGCCTGGATGAATGGGTGACCCACGAGCGGCTGGACCTAAAGAAGATTCAGTTCCCCAAGAAAGAGGCCAAGACTCCCACCAAGAACGGGCTTCCTGGGTCCCGCCCTGGCTCTCCAGAGAGAGAGGTG AAACGGAAGGTGGAGGTGGTTTCACCAGCAACTCCGGTGCCCAGCGAGACAGCCCCGGCCTCCGTTTTTCCTCAA AATGGATCAGCCCGTAGGGCAGTGGCAGCTCAGCCAGGACGGAAGCGGAAATCGAATTGCTTGGGCACTGATGAG GACTCCCAGGACAGCTCAGATGGAATACCGTCGGCACCACGCATGACTGGCAGCCTGGTGTCTGACCGGAGCCACGATGACATTGTCACCCGCATGAAGAACATTGAGTGCATCGAGCTGGGCCGGCACCGCCTCAAGCCGTGGTACTTCTCCCCGTACCCACAGGAGCTCACCACGCTGCCTGTGCTCTACCTCTGCGAGTTTTGCCTCAAGTACGGCCGCAGCCTCAAGTGTCTGCAGCGTCACTTG ACCAAGTGCGACCTGCGGCACCCGCCAGGCAATGAGATTTACCGCAAGGGCACCATCTCCTTCTTTGAGATTGATGGGCGCAAGAACAAG AGTTACTCCCAGAACTTATGTCTTTTGGCCAAGTGTTTCCTGGACCACAAGACCCTGTATTACGACACAGACCCCTTCCTCTTCTACGTCATGACAGAGTATGACTGCAAGGGCTTCCACATCGTGGGCTACTTCTCCAAG GAGAAGGAGTCAACAGAAGACTATAATGTGGCCTGCATCCTGACCCTGCCTCCCTACCAGCGCCGGGGCTACGGCAAGCTGCTGATTGAGTTCA GCTATGAACTTTCTAAAGTGGAAGGGAAAACGGGGACCCCTGAGAAGCCCCTCTCAGATCTTGGACTCTTGTCCTATCGAAGCTACTGGTCCCAGACCATCCTGGAGATCCTGATGGGCCTGAAGTCTGAGAGTGGGGAGAGGCCACAGATAACCATCAA CGAGATTAGTGAAATCACCAGCATCAAGAAGGAGGATGTTATCTCCACCTTGCAGTACCTCAACCTCATCAACTACTACAAG GGCCAGTACATCCTCACTCTGTCAGAGGACATCGTGGATGGGCACGAACGGGCTATGCTTAAGCGGCTCCTTCGGATTGATTCCAAGTGTCTGCACTTCACTCCTAAGGACTGGAGCAAGCGGGGAAAGTGGTGA
- the KAT5 gene encoding histone acetyltransferase KAT5 isoform X7: MAEVVSPVPGAGRREPGEVGRTRGPPVADPGAALSPQGEIIEGCRLPVLRRNQDNEDEWPLAEILSVKDISGRKLFYVHYIDFNKRLDEWVTHERLDLKKIQFPKKEAKTPTKNGLPGSRPGSPEREVKRKVEVVSPATPVPSETAPASVFPQNGSARRAVAAQPGRKRKSNCLGTDEDSQDSSDGIPSAPRMTGSLVSDRSHDDIVTRMKNIECIELGRHRLKPWYFSPYPQELTTLPVLYLCEFCLKYGRSLKCLQRHLTKCDLRHPPGNEIYRKGTISFFEIDGRKNKSYSQNLCLLAKCFLDHKTLYYDTDPFLFYVMTEYDCKGFHIVGYFSKEKESTEDYNVACILTLPPYQRRGYGKLLIEFSYELSKVEGKTGTPEKPLSDLGLLSYRSYWSQTILEILMGLKSESGERPQITINEISEITSIKKEDVISTLQYLNLINYYKGQYILTLSEDIVDGHERAMLKRLLRIDSKCLHFTPKDWSKRGKW, from the exons ATGGCGGAGGTGGTGAGTCCGGTGCCCGGGGCGGGGCGGAGGGAGCCAGGGGAGGTGGGTAGAACCCGAGGCCCCCCAGTAGCCGACCCTGGCGCCGCGCTGTCTCCCCAGGGGGAGATAATCGAGGGTTGCCGCCTGCCCGTGCTGCGGCGGAACCAGGACAACGAGGATGAGTGGC CTCTGGCCGAAATCCTGAGCGTGAAGGACATCAGTGGCCGGAAGCTTTTCTACGTCCATTACATTGACT TCAACAAACGCCTGGATGAATGGGTGACCCACGAGCGGCTGGACCTAAAGAAGATTCAGTTCCCCAAGAAAGAGGCCAAGACTCCCACCAAGAACGGGCTTCCTGGGTCCCGCCCTGGCTCTCCAGAGAGAGAGGTG AAACGGAAGGTGGAGGTGGTTTCACCAGCAACTCCGGTGCCCAGCGAGACAGCCCCGGCCTCCGTTTTTCCTCAA AATGGATCAGCCCGTAGGGCAGTGGCAGCTCAGCCAGGACGGAAGCGGAAATCGAATTGCTTGGGCACTGATGAG GACTCCCAGGACAGCTCAGATGGAATACCGTCGGCACCACGCATGACTGGCAGCCTGGTGTCTGACCGGAGCCACGATGACATTGTCACCCGCATGAAGAACATTGAGTGCATCGAGCTGGGCCGGCACCGCCTCAAGCCGTGGTACTTCTCCCCGTACCCACAGGAGCTCACCACGCTGCCTGTGCTCTACCTCTGCGAGTTTTGCCTCAAGTACGGCCGCAGCCTCAAGTGTCTGCAGCGTCACTTG ACCAAGTGCGACCTGCGGCACCCGCCAGGCAATGAGATTTACCGCAAGGGCACCATCTCCTTCTTTGAGATTGATGGGCGCAAGAACAAG AGTTACTCCCAGAACTTATGTCTTTTGGCCAAGTGTTTCCTGGACCACAAGACCCTGTATTACGACACAGACCCCTTCCTCTTCTACGTCATGACAGAGTATGACTGCAAGGGCTTCCACATCGTGGGCTACTTCTCCAAG GAGAAGGAGTCAACAGAAGACTATAATGTGGCCTGCATCCTGACCCTGCCTCCCTACCAGCGCCGGGGCTACGGCAAGCTGCTGATTGAGTTCA GCTATGAACTTTCTAAAGTGGAAGGGAAAACGGGGACCCCTGAGAAGCCCCTCTCAGATCTTGGACTCTTGTCCTATCGAAGCTACTGGTCCCAGACCATCCTGGAGATCCTGATGGGCCTGAAGTCTGAGAGTGGGGAGAGGCCACAGATAACCATCAA CGAGATTAGTGAAATCACCAGCATCAAGAAGGAGGATGTTATCTCCACCTTGCAGTACCTCAACCTCATCAACTACTACAAG GGCCAGTACATCCTCACTCTGTCAGAGGACATCGTGGATGGGCACGAACGGGCTATGCTTAAGCGGCTCCTTCGGATTGATTCCAAGTGTCTGCACTTCACTCCTAAGGACTGGAGCAAGCGGGGAAAGTGGTGA
- the KAT5 gene encoding histone acetyltransferase KAT5 isoform X3: MAEVVSPVPGAGRREPGEVGRTRGPPVADPGAALSPQGEIIEGCRLPVLRRNQDNEDEWPLAEILSVKDISGRKLFYVHYIDFNKRLDEWVTHERLDLKKIQFPKKEAKTPTKNGLPGSRPGSPEREVPASAQASGKTLPIPVQITLRFNLPKEREAIPGGEPDQPLSSSSCLQPNHRSTKRKVEVVSPATPVPSETAPASVFPQNGSARRAVAAQPGRKRKSNCLGTDEDSQDSSDGIPSAPRMTGSLVSDRSHDDIVTRMKNIECIELGRHRLKPWYFSPYPQELTTLPVLYLCEFCLKYGRSLKCLQRHLTKCDLRHPPGNEIYRKGTISFFEIDGRKNKSYSQNLCLLAKCFLDHKTLYYDTDPFLFYVMTEYDCKGFHIVGYFSKEKESTEDYNVACILTLPPYQRRGYGKLLIEFSYELSKVEGKTGTPEKPLSDLGLLSYRSYWSQTILEILMGLKSESGERPQITINEISEITSIKKEDVISTLQYLNLINYYKGQYILTLSEDIVDGHERAMLKRLLRIDSKCLHFTPKDWSKRGKW, encoded by the exons ATGGCGGAGGTGGTGAGTCCGGTGCCCGGGGCGGGGCGGAGGGAGCCAGGGGAGGTGGGTAGAACCCGAGGCCCCCCAGTAGCCGACCCTGGCGCCGCGCTGTCTCCCCAGGGGGAGATAATCGAGGGTTGCCGCCTGCCCGTGCTGCGGCGGAACCAGGACAACGAGGATGAGTGGC CTCTGGCCGAAATCCTGAGCGTGAAGGACATCAGTGGCCGGAAGCTTTTCTACGTCCATTACATTGACT TCAACAAACGCCTGGATGAATGGGTGACCCACGAGCGGCTGGACCTAAAGAAGATTCAGTTCCCCAAGAAAGAGGCCAAGACTCCCACCAAGAACGGGCTTCCTGGGTCCCGCCCTGGCTCTCCAGAGAGAGAGGTG CCGGCCTCCGCCCAGGCCAGCGGGAAGACTTTGCCAATCCCGGTCCAGATCACACTCCGCTTCAACCTGCCCAAGGAGCGGGAGGCCATCCCCGGTGGCGAGCCCGACCAGCCGCTCTCCTCCAGCTCCTGCCTGCAGCCCAACCACCGCTCCACG AAACGGAAGGTGGAGGTGGTTTCACCAGCAACTCCGGTGCCCAGCGAGACAGCCCCGGCCTCCGTTTTTCCTCAA AATGGATCAGCCCGTAGGGCAGTGGCAGCTCAGCCAGGACGGAAGCGGAAATCGAATTGCTTGGGCACTGATGAG GACTCCCAGGACAGCTCAGATGGAATACCGTCGGCACCACGCATGACTGGCAGCCTGGTGTCTGACCGGAGCCACGATGACATTGTCACCCGCATGAAGAACATTGAGTGCATCGAGCTGGGCCGGCACCGCCTCAAGCCGTGGTACTTCTCCCCGTACCCACAGGAGCTCACCACGCTGCCTGTGCTCTACCTCTGCGAGTTTTGCCTCAAGTACGGCCGCAGCCTCAAGTGTCTGCAGCGTCACTTG ACCAAGTGCGACCTGCGGCACCCGCCAGGCAATGAGATTTACCGCAAGGGCACCATCTCCTTCTTTGAGATTGATGGGCGCAAGAACAAG AGTTACTCCCAGAACTTATGTCTTTTGGCCAAGTGTTTCCTGGACCACAAGACCCTGTATTACGACACAGACCCCTTCCTCTTCTACGTCATGACAGAGTATGACTGCAAGGGCTTCCACATCGTGGGCTACTTCTCCAAG GAGAAGGAGTCAACAGAAGACTATAATGTGGCCTGCATCCTGACCCTGCCTCCCTACCAGCGCCGGGGCTACGGCAAGCTGCTGATTGAGTTCA GCTATGAACTTTCTAAAGTGGAAGGGAAAACGGGGACCCCTGAGAAGCCCCTCTCAGATCTTGGACTCTTGTCCTATCGAAGCTACTGGTCCCAGACCATCCTGGAGATCCTGATGGGCCTGAAGTCTGAGAGTGGGGAGAGGCCACAGATAACCATCAA CGAGATTAGTGAAATCACCAGCATCAAGAAGGAGGATGTTATCTCCACCTTGCAGTACCTCAACCTCATCAACTACTACAAG GGCCAGTACATCCTCACTCTGTCAGAGGACATCGTGGATGGGCACGAACGGGCTATGCTTAAGCGGCTCCTTCGGATTGATTCCAAGTGTCTGCACTTCACTCCTAAGGACTGGAGCAAGCGGGGAAAGTGGTGA
- the KAT5 gene encoding histone acetyltransferase KAT5 isoform X6, which translates to MAEVGEIIEGCRLPVLRRNQDNEDEWPLAEILSVKDISGRKLFYVHYIDFNKRLDEWVTHERLDLKKIQFPKKEAKTPTKNGLPGSRPGSPEREVPASAQASGKTLPIPVQITLRFNLPKEREAIPGGEPDQPLSSSSCLQPNHRSTKRKVEVVSPATPVPSETAPASVFPQNGSARRAVAAQPGRKRKSNCLGTDEDSQDSSDGIPSAPRMTGSLVSDRSHDDIVTRMKNIECIELGRHRLKPWYFSPYPQELTTLPVLYLCEFCLKYGRSLKCLQRHLTKCDLRHPPGNEIYRKGTISFFEIDGRKNKSYSQNLCLLAKCFLDHKTLYYDTDPFLFYVMTEYDCKGFHIVGYFSKEKESTEDYNVACILTLPPYQRRGYGKLLIEFSYELSKVEGKTGTPEKPLSDLGLLSYRSYWSQTILEILMGLKSESGERPQITINEISEITSIKKEDVISTLQYLNLINYYKGQYILTLSEDIVDGHERAMLKRLLRIDSKCLHFTPKDWSKRGKW; encoded by the exons ATGGCGGAGGTG GGGGAGATAATCGAGGGTTGCCGCCTGCCCGTGCTGCGGCGGAACCAGGACAACGAGGATGAGTGGC CTCTGGCCGAAATCCTGAGCGTGAAGGACATCAGTGGCCGGAAGCTTTTCTACGTCCATTACATTGACT TCAACAAACGCCTGGATGAATGGGTGACCCACGAGCGGCTGGACCTAAAGAAGATTCAGTTCCCCAAGAAAGAGGCCAAGACTCCCACCAAGAACGGGCTTCCTGGGTCCCGCCCTGGCTCTCCAGAGAGAGAGGTG CCGGCCTCCGCCCAGGCCAGCGGGAAGACTTTGCCAATCCCGGTCCAGATCACACTCCGCTTCAACCTGCCCAAGGAGCGGGAGGCCATCCCCGGTGGCGAGCCCGACCAGCCGCTCTCCTCCAGCTCCTGCCTGCAGCCCAACCACCGCTCCACG AAACGGAAGGTGGAGGTGGTTTCACCAGCAACTCCGGTGCCCAGCGAGACAGCCCCGGCCTCCGTTTTTCCTCAA AATGGATCAGCCCGTAGGGCAGTGGCAGCTCAGCCAGGACGGAAGCGGAAATCGAATTGCTTGGGCACTGATGAG GACTCCCAGGACAGCTCAGATGGAATACCGTCGGCACCACGCATGACTGGCAGCCTGGTGTCTGACCGGAGCCACGATGACATTGTCACCCGCATGAAGAACATTGAGTGCATCGAGCTGGGCCGGCACCGCCTCAAGCCGTGGTACTTCTCCCCGTACCCACAGGAGCTCACCACGCTGCCTGTGCTCTACCTCTGCGAGTTTTGCCTCAAGTACGGCCGCAGCCTCAAGTGTCTGCAGCGTCACTTG ACCAAGTGCGACCTGCGGCACCCGCCAGGCAATGAGATTTACCGCAAGGGCACCATCTCCTTCTTTGAGATTGATGGGCGCAAGAACAAG AGTTACTCCCAGAACTTATGTCTTTTGGCCAAGTGTTTCCTGGACCACAAGACCCTGTATTACGACACAGACCCCTTCCTCTTCTACGTCATGACAGAGTATGACTGCAAGGGCTTCCACATCGTGGGCTACTTCTCCAAG GAGAAGGAGTCAACAGAAGACTATAATGTGGCCTGCATCCTGACCCTGCCTCCCTACCAGCGCCGGGGCTACGGCAAGCTGCTGATTGAGTTCA GCTATGAACTTTCTAAAGTGGAAGGGAAAACGGGGACCCCTGAGAAGCCCCTCTCAGATCTTGGACTCTTGTCCTATCGAAGCTACTGGTCCCAGACCATCCTGGAGATCCTGATGGGCCTGAAGTCTGAGAGTGGGGAGAGGCCACAGATAACCATCAA CGAGATTAGTGAAATCACCAGCATCAAGAAGGAGGATGTTATCTCCACCTTGCAGTACCTCAACCTCATCAACTACTACAAG GGCCAGTACATCCTCACTCTGTCAGAGGACATCGTGGATGGGCACGAACGGGCTATGCTTAAGCGGCTCCTTCGGATTGATTCCAAGTGTCTGCACTTCACTCCTAAGGACTGGAGCAAGCGGGGAAAGTGGTGA